The following coding sequences are from one Natrarchaeobaculum sulfurireducens window:
- a CDS encoding chorismate mutase: MTRETATSDMENRTPEEMSLDELREEIQSIDREIVELIAQRTYVADTIAQVKAEEELPTTDEQQEQAVMDRAGENAERFDVDANLVKAIFRLLIELNKVEQRENR; this comes from the coding sequence ATGACTCGAGAGACAGCCACAAGCGACATGGAGAATCGGACGCCTGAAGAGATGAGCCTGGACGAACTGCGTGAGGAGATTCAGTCGATCGATCGCGAGATCGTCGAACTGATCGCCCAGCGAACGTATGTCGCCGATACGATCGCACAGGTCAAAGCCGAAGAGGAGCTGCCGACGACCGACGAACAACAGGAGCAGGCGGTGATGGATCGTGCGGGCGAGAACGCAGAACGGTTCGACGTGGACGCGAACCTCGTGAAAGCGATCTTCCGACTGTTGATCGAGTTGAACAAAGTAGAGCAGCGTGAAAATCGGTAG
- the idsA3 gene encoding geranylfarnesyl diphosphate synthase — MTSTEAREKAVLAAVRERREVVNEAIPEELPVQKPERLYEASRYLLDAGGKRLRPTILLTTAEALADVEPLSEPYRAFPTLEERGYGRTNDTAHVPETIDVMDAAVSVEVIQSFTLIHDDIMDDDDLRRGVPAVHKAYDLETAILAGDTLYSKAFEIMLETGAPSSRTVEALEVLATTCTKICEGQALDVTFEERDDVTPEEYLEMVEQKTAVLYAAAACLPAILLGADDETVDALYGYGLDIGRAFQIHDDVLDLTVPSEKLGKQRGSDLVENKQTLITVHARDQGVDVESLVDTDDVEAVTEAEIDEAVAELEAAGSIEYANEMARDLVEQGKDRLEVLPENEAHELLAELADYLIERSY, encoded by the coding sequence ATGACCAGTACAGAGGCACGAGAGAAGGCAGTACTCGCGGCCGTCCGCGAGCGACGCGAGGTGGTCAACGAGGCCATTCCAGAGGAGTTGCCGGTTCAAAAGCCAGAGCGGCTCTACGAGGCGTCCCGATACTTACTCGACGCGGGTGGGAAGCGTCTCCGACCGACCATCCTGTTGACGACGGCGGAGGCGCTCGCCGACGTCGAGCCGCTGAGTGAACCGTACCGGGCGTTCCCAACGCTCGAGGAGCGCGGGTACGGACGCACGAACGATACGGCCCATGTCCCCGAGACGATCGACGTGATGGATGCCGCCGTCAGCGTCGAAGTCATCCAGTCGTTTACGCTGATCCACGACGACATCATGGACGACGACGACCTCCGTCGCGGAGTGCCGGCCGTCCACAAAGCCTACGACCTCGAGACGGCGATCCTCGCCGGCGATACCCTCTACTCGAAAGCGTTCGAGATCATGCTCGAGACGGGCGCCCCATCGTCACGGACCGTCGAGGCGCTCGAGGTCCTCGCGACGACCTGTACGAAGATCTGTGAAGGCCAGGCGCTCGACGTCACCTTCGAGGAACGTGATGACGTCACACCCGAAGAGTACCTCGAGATGGTCGAACAAAAGACGGCGGTGCTGTACGCCGCTGCTGCCTGCCTCCCCGCGATCTTGCTCGGCGCAGACGACGAAACTGTCGACGCACTGTACGGCTACGGCCTCGACATTGGCCGTGCCTTCCAGATCCACGACGACGTGCTCGACCTGACCGTTCCAAGCGAGAAACTCGGCAAGCAACGCGGGAGTGACCTCGTCGAGAACAAACAGACGCTCATCACGGTCCACGCCCGTGACCAGGGTGTCGACGTCGAGTCGCTGGTCGATACGGACGACGTCGAGGCCGTGACGGAAGCCGAGATCGACGAGGCCGTCGCCGAACTCGAGGCGGCGGGCTCGATCGAGTACGCAAACGAGATGGCCCGCGACCTCGTCGAACAGGGTAAAGACCGACTCGAGGTACTTCCCGAAAACGAGGCGCACGAACTGCTGGCCGAACTCGCCGACTACCTGATCGAACGCAGCTACTGA
- a CDS encoding shikimate kinase, whose product MDGRAVAPAAGTVLNALATGVGSAFAIDLETTATVELTDDGEVTGEVTGQPDADTTLVERCVEFTIDEYAELAGLEPATVGAQIQTESEVPMASGLKSSSAAANATVLATLDALEVVDSVDRIDACRLGVRAARDAGVTVTGAFDDASASMLGGITVTDNATDELLARDERDWYALVYTPPEQSFSADADVSACERIAPMADLVEELALEGRYGEAMTVNGFAFAGALGFSTAPMLEVMPDVEGVSLSGTGPSYVAVGEEETLEAVRNRWADRDGTTRLLRTRTDGTRTTNTP is encoded by the coding sequence ATGGACGGCCGCGCCGTTGCCCCGGCAGCAGGGACGGTTCTCAACGCACTCGCGACCGGCGTTGGCTCCGCCTTCGCGATCGACCTCGAGACGACAGCCACCGTCGAACTCACCGACGACGGCGAGGTCACTGGCGAAGTCACAGGCCAGCCCGACGCCGACACGACCCTCGTCGAGCGCTGTGTGGAGTTCACGATCGACGAGTACGCCGAGCTAGCGGGGCTCGAGCCGGCGACAGTCGGTGCCCAGATACAAACCGAGAGCGAGGTCCCGATGGCCTCCGGATTGAAAAGCTCGAGTGCGGCGGCGAACGCGACGGTGCTCGCGACACTCGACGCGCTCGAAGTGGTCGATTCGGTCGATCGAATCGACGCCTGTCGACTCGGCGTCCGGGCGGCCCGCGACGCCGGTGTCACGGTGACGGGCGCGTTCGACGACGCCAGCGCGAGCATGCTCGGCGGGATCACCGTCACCGACAATGCGACCGACGAACTCCTCGCTCGTGACGAACGCGACTGGTATGCGCTCGTCTACACGCCGCCGGAACAGTCGTTCAGCGCCGACGCCGACGTCTCGGCGTGTGAACGGATTGCCCCGATGGCCGACCTCGTCGAAGAACTCGCTCTCGAGGGCCGGTACGGCGAGGCGATGACCGTCAACGGCTTCGCCTTCGCCGGCGCGCTCGGCTTCTCGACAGCGCCCATGCTCGAGGTCATGCCCGACGTCGAGGGCGTCTCGCTGTCGGGGACGGGCCCAAGCTATGTCGCCGTCGGCGAGGAGGAGACACTCGAGGCGGTCCGAAATCGATGGGCTGACCGCGACGGAACGACACGGTTACTGCGAACGCGAACGGACGGGACACGAACGACGAACACGCCATGA
- a CDS encoding DUF7508 domain-containing protein yields the protein MALQKPWQDLERETVARAPDRPGVYELGDGSGTVLSIEHGVLRDELKTALAYGDADRVRWTETHTLEQARELAAEHRGRLE from the coding sequence GTGGCACTGCAGAAACCCTGGCAGGATCTCGAGCGCGAGACCGTCGCACGAGCGCCCGACCGACCGGGCGTCTACGAACTCGGTGACGGGTCTGGGACCGTTCTGTCGATCGAGCACGGCGTCCTGCGCGACGAACTCAAAACCGCGCTCGCCTACGGTGACGCCGACCGCGTTCGCTGGACGGAGACGCATACTCTCGAGCAGGCTCGAGAACTGGCGGCCGAACACCGGGGCCGACTTGAGTAG
- a CDS encoding DUF5796 family protein: MSIRSNVAPSTLGVDFVEGGVVVQYLDGRETFYHGPPKPVEESLRTPPGKHVHVLVTDSDGVEGVMTYVNDRDTHDGILEKTGVGRMLLEADDEEELFPGVTVTSEAYSVRVEADLEVVDGRVFVFAEDEMSEHAYELVGPDYDGSARRDVGDDSTTASEG, translated from the coding sequence ATGAGCATCCGCAGTAACGTCGCACCGAGTACGCTCGGCGTCGACTTCGTCGAAGGGGGCGTCGTCGTCCAGTATCTGGACGGACGGGAGACGTTCTATCACGGCCCGCCGAAACCCGTCGAGGAGTCGCTTCGGACGCCGCCGGGCAAACACGTTCACGTCCTCGTCACCGACTCCGACGGCGTCGAAGGCGTCATGACATACGTCAACGACCGTGATACCCACGACGGCATCCTCGAGAAGACTGGCGTCGGCCGGATGTTGCTCGAGGCCGACGACGAGGAGGAACTGTTTCCGGGCGTGACGGTGACGAGCGAGGCTTACTCGGTCCGCGTAGAAGCGGACCTCGAGGTCGTCGACGGCCGTGTGTTCGTCTTCGCGGAAGACGAGATGAGCGAACACGCCTACGAACTGGTCGGTCCAGACTACGATGGGTCGGCCCGACGAGACGTGGGTGATGATTCGACGACCGCTTCGGAGGGCTGA
- a CDS encoding ribonuclease J, producing the protein MEIEIATIGGYEEVGRQMTAVRAGSDVVIFDMGLNLSQVLIHDNVETERMHSLDLIDMGAIPDDRVMSDLEGDVQAIVPTHGHLDHIGAISKLAHRYNAPIVATPFTIELVKQQIEGEQKFGVENDLIKMEAGESMTIGDHGVELEFVNVTHSIIDAINPVLHTPEGAIVYGLDKRMDHSPVLEDPIDMKRFREIGREGEGVLCYIEDCTNANKKGRTPSERVAREHLRDVLYSMEDYDGGIVATTFSSHIARVKSLVEFAEDIGRQPVLLGRSMEKYSGTAERLDFVDFPSDLGMFGHRKSVDRTFKRIMNEGKEDYLPVVTGHQGEPRAMLTRMARGETPYELDDGDKVVFSARVIPEPTNEGQRYQAEKLLGMQGARVYDDIHVSGHLNQEGHYAMLDALQPQHIIPAHQDLKGLSGYVNLCESEGYRMGRDVHVSRNGNLIQLVD; encoded by the coding sequence ATGGAAATCGAAATCGCAACAATTGGCGGCTACGAAGAAGTCGGGCGGCAAATGACTGCTGTCCGCGCCGGTAGCGACGTGGTCATCTTCGATATGGGTCTGAACCTCTCGCAGGTCCTGATCCACGACAACGTCGAAACCGAGCGAATGCACAGCCTCGACCTGATCGACATGGGCGCGATCCCCGACGACCGCGTCATGTCCGACCTCGAGGGCGACGTCCAGGCGATCGTCCCCACTCACGGTCACTTAGACCACATCGGTGCCATCTCGAAACTGGCTCACCGATACAACGCACCGATCGTCGCGACGCCGTTTACGATCGAACTCGTCAAACAGCAGATCGAGGGCGAACAGAAGTTCGGCGTCGAGAACGACCTCATCAAGATGGAGGCCGGCGAGTCGATGACCATCGGCGACCACGGCGTCGAACTCGAGTTCGTCAACGTCACCCACTCGATCATCGACGCGATCAACCCGGTCCTCCACACGCCCGAGGGCGCCATCGTCTACGGGCTGGACAAGCGGATGGACCACTCACCCGTCCTCGAAGACCCGATCGACATGAAGCGCTTCCGCGAAATCGGTCGCGAGGGTGAGGGTGTCCTCTGTTACATCGAAGACTGTACCAACGCGAACAAGAAGGGCCGTACCCCGAGCGAGCGCGTCGCGCGCGAACACCTCCGGGACGTCCTCTACAGCATGGAAGATTACGACGGTGGCATCGTCGCGACGACGTTCTCGAGCCATATCGCTCGCGTGAAGAGCCTCGTCGAGTTCGCCGAGGACATCGGCCGCCAGCCTGTCTTGCTCGGGCGGTCGATGGAGAAGTATTCGGGGACCGCAGAACGGCTCGACTTCGTCGACTTCCCCTCGGATCTCGGGATGTTCGGCCACCGAAAGTCGGTCGATCGTACGTTCAAGCGGATCATGAACGAGGGCAAAGAAGACTACCTGCCCGTCGTCACCGGTCACCAGGGAGAGCCCCGTGCGATGCTCACCCGCATGGCGCGTGGCGAGACGCCGTACGAACTGGACGACGGCGACAAGGTCGTCTTCTCCGCCCGCGTTATTCCGGAGCCCACCAACGAGGGCCAGCGCTATCAGGCCGAGAAACTGCTCGGGATGCAGGGTGCTCGTGTCTACGACGACATCCACGTCTCCGGCCACCTCAACCAGGAAGGCCACTACGCGATGCTCGATGCGCTTCAGCCACAGCATATCATCCCGGCTCACCAGGACCTGAAGGGACTGTCGGGCTACGTCAACCTCTGTGAGAGCGAGGGCTACAGGATGGGGCGGGACGTCCACGTTTCGCGCAACGGGAACCTCATCCAGCTCGTCGACTGA
- a CDS encoding glutamate--tRNA ligase, translated as MDDELRDRVEREAEKHALLNAVKHESDADVGAIMGPLMGDNPAFRPHGDEIPGVAGGVVSQVNDLSYEAKRERLEELAPEELAEIEAEDDGNDHDLPDLPNADDYDEIRMRCAPNPNGPWHVGHARMPAVIGTYRDRYDGWFCVRFDDTDPETKRPDLEAYDDILEDLTYLGFEPDAVYRASDRLETYYDHARELIELGGAYTCSCSGDEFSELKNAGEPCPHRDKDTETVLEEFEAMVDGEYSSGEMVLRVKTDIEHKNPALRDWVSFRMIDTPHPREEASEYRCWPMLDFQSGVDDHLIGMTHIIRGIDLQDSAKRQQFVYDYFGWEYPEVVHWGHVQVDAYDVKMSTSTIGELIADGELDGWDDPRAPTLQSLRRRGIQGEAIVEAMVGLGTSTSDVDLAMSTVYAKNRDLIDDESDRRFFVREGTELPLGGSPPAEATPALHPDHEDRGVREIPVGDAVFLESEDLPGREERVWLKGLGCFQYTRDVLQYTGEDIDVVREGDVDVVHWAPAEESVPVRMRTMDGDVTGHAEPGVGDLEADELVQFERIGFVRIDGENGDEVLTYFAHP; from the coding sequence ATGGACGACGAACTTCGCGACCGCGTAGAGCGCGAGGCTGAAAAACACGCGCTGTTGAACGCCGTCAAACACGAAAGCGACGCCGATGTCGGTGCCATCATGGGACCACTGATGGGTGATAATCCTGCTTTCCGCCCCCATGGCGACGAGATCCCGGGTGTCGCCGGCGGCGTCGTCTCGCAGGTCAACGATCTCTCCTACGAAGCAAAGCGTGAGCGGCTCGAGGAGCTCGCCCCCGAGGAACTCGCCGAGATCGAGGCCGAAGACGACGGAAACGATCACGACCTCCCCGACCTCCCGAATGCAGACGATTACGACGAGATTCGGATGCGGTGTGCACCGAACCCGAACGGCCCGTGGCACGTCGGTCACGCTCGCATGCCGGCGGTCATCGGCACCTACCGCGACCGTTACGACGGCTGGTTCTGTGTGCGCTTCGACGACACCGATCCCGAGACGAAACGGCCGGACCTCGAGGCCTACGATGACATCCTCGAGGATCTCACATATCTCGGCTTCGAGCCCGATGCAGTCTACCGGGCCAGTGACCGTCTCGAGACCTACTACGATCACGCCCGTGAGCTGATCGAGTTGGGTGGGGCCTACACCTGTTCCTGTTCTGGCGACGAGTTTAGCGAGCTGAAAAACGCCGGCGAACCGTGTCCCCACCGGGACAAAGACACCGAGACCGTTCTCGAAGAGTTCGAGGCGATGGTCGACGGCGAGTACAGCAGCGGCGAGATGGTGCTGCGAGTCAAAACCGATATCGAGCACAAGAACCCCGCCTTGCGCGACTGGGTTTCCTTCCGGATGATCGACACGCCACACCCGCGTGAGGAAGCCAGCGAGTACCGCTGCTGGCCGATGCTCGATTTCCAGTCGGGGGTCGACGATCACCTGATCGGTATGACACACATCATCCGCGGAATCGACCTCCAGGATTCGGCGAAACGCCAGCAGTTCGTCTACGACTACTTCGGCTGGGAGTACCCCGAGGTCGTCCACTGGGGACACGTCCAGGTCGACGCCTACGACGTGAAAATGAGCACCTCGACCATCGGCGAGCTGATCGCAGACGGCGAACTCGACGGCTGGGATGATCCGCGTGCACCGACGCTACAGAGTCTTCGTCGACGGGGAATCCAGGGTGAGGCCATCGTCGAGGCGATGGTCGGACTGGGGACGTCGACGAGCGACGTCGACCTGGCAATGAGCACCGTCTACGCCAAGAACCGCGACCTGATCGACGATGAGAGCGACCGTCGCTTCTTCGTCCGCGAGGGGACTGAACTCCCACTGGGCGGTAGTCCTCCTGCCGAAGCAACTCCCGCGTTACATCCCGACCACGAGGATCGGGGCGTCCGCGAGATTCCCGTCGGCGACGCCGTCTTCCTCGAGTCCGAGGACCTCCCGGGTCGCGAAGAACGCGTCTGGCTCAAGGGGCTCGGCTGTTTCCAGTACACCCGGGACGTCCTCCAGTACACCGGCGAGGACATCGACGTAGTCCGGGAAGGCGACGTCGACGTCGTCCACTGGGCGCCCGCCGAGGAGAGCGTCCCCGTCCGGATGCGGACGATGGACGGCGACGTCACCGGCCACGCCGAACCCGGCGTCGGCGACCTCGAGGCCGACGAGCTGGTCCAGTTCGAACGTATCGGGTTCGTCCGAATCGATGGGGAGAACGGCGACGAGGTCCTCACGTACTTCGCACATCCCTGA
- a CDS encoding protoglobin domain-containing protein → MTEYGRHFGRGGLNEYVDVDRLVEGIGLDEDEIDWRKSFIGFDDSDCERLEAFDEIFQAHADEFADSFYDHLTRHQETADVFDRSPKSTDELKRTQKAYLTTLAGGTYDESYFRNRARIGKLHDLVDMPIKHYLGQYNVYYGLLFSLVTDRMHEQLTATVDAELERAHSTTESGEIDSQRLSRRIYEDVEDGIDDLHSLFKLLNLDIQVAVDTYMQSRLDAIETERDRFAALFENVPSPVVIVRFTSDGERVEAVNEAFEELFGYTAADLAGDESFEEALRPPGEEPTPIEGRSLLAELNEDSNRKLIEAEVTLETMFGRREFVRVSAPVDRSGIENLEYAFYIDVTDQKQRQERLQVLSRVLRHDIRTQMNLVKGCATSLGDADGVDTDRRREMADLIDEAADDLLSMSNRIRSIERVVAGQADRRPIDATALLEDVVADVGERYPDCAFSLSAPERLWLRGGDSLHNAIANVVENGAEHNDAADPSVEVSLVESLGGDHVTIRVADNGPGIPPSEYEVLTGERDRSQIEHSSGLGLWMVNWVVTKVGGALEFDANAPRGSIVTVRLPRAEPPS, encoded by the coding sequence ATGACGGAGTACGGACGACACTTCGGTCGAGGAGGACTCAACGAGTACGTGGACGTCGACAGGCTGGTCGAGGGAATCGGACTCGACGAAGACGAGATCGACTGGCGAAAGTCATTTATCGGCTTCGACGACTCCGACTGCGAGCGTCTCGAGGCGTTCGACGAGATCTTCCAGGCGCACGCAGACGAGTTTGCAGACAGCTTCTACGACCATCTCACACGTCATCAAGAGACTGCTGACGTCTTCGATCGGTCGCCGAAATCGACCGACGAACTCAAACGGACCCAAAAAGCGTATCTGACGACGCTCGCTGGCGGAACGTACGACGAATCGTATTTCCGGAACCGGGCTCGAATCGGCAAACTCCACGATCTGGTTGATATGCCGATCAAACACTATCTCGGGCAGTACAACGTCTACTACGGATTGTTGTTCTCGCTCGTCACCGACCGGATGCACGAACAGCTCACGGCGACGGTCGACGCCGAACTCGAGCGTGCACACTCAACGACAGAGTCGGGCGAGATCGACTCACAGCGCCTTTCACGCCGGATTTACGAGGACGTCGAGGATGGCATCGACGACCTTCACTCGCTCTTTAAACTCCTCAACCTCGACATCCAGGTGGCCGTCGACACCTACATGCAGTCGCGTCTCGACGCCATCGAGACCGAGCGCGATCGGTTCGCCGCGCTGTTCGAGAACGTCCCGAGCCCCGTCGTCATCGTTCGGTTTACCAGCGACGGCGAGCGCGTCGAAGCGGTTAACGAGGCCTTCGAGGAACTGTTCGGTTACACCGCGGCCGACCTCGCTGGCGACGAATCGTTCGAGGAGGCACTTCGACCACCGGGTGAGGAACCGACGCCGATCGAGGGCCGTTCGTTGCTAGCCGAATTGAACGAGGACTCGAACCGCAAACTGATCGAAGCGGAGGTCACCCTCGAGACGATGTTCGGTCGTCGGGAGTTCGTCCGCGTCTCCGCGCCGGTCGACCGATCTGGCATCGAGAACCTCGAGTACGCCTTCTACATCGACGTCACGGACCAGAAACAACGTCAGGAGCGCTTGCAAGTCCTCTCGCGGGTTCTCAGACACGACATCCGGACACAGATGAACCTCGTGAAAGGCTGTGCAACCAGCCTCGGCGACGCGGACGGAGTGGACACCGATAGACGCCGGGAGATGGCCGATCTGATCGACGAGGCTGCGGACGATCTCCTTTCGATGAGCAACCGCATCCGAAGCATCGAGCGGGTCGTCGCCGGACAGGCCGACCGCCGCCCGATCGACGCAACAGCGCTGCTCGAGGACGTCGTTGCCGATGTCGGTGAGCGATATCCGGACTGTGCGTTCTCGCTTTCGGCACCGGAACGGCTGTGGCTACGCGGGGGCGACTCGTTGCACAACGCCATCGCGAACGTCGTCGAAAACGGGGCCGAGCACAACGATGCGGCCGACCCGAGCGTCGAAGTCTCCCTCGTCGAGAGTCTGGGCGGTGATCACGTTACGATCCGCGTTGCGGACAACGGCCCCGGCATTCCACCCTCGGAGTACGAAGTGCTCACCGGCGAGCGCGACCGCTCACAGATCGAACACTCGAGCGGCCTGGGATTGTGGATGGTCAACTGGGTCGTGACGAAAGTCGGCGGCGCACTCGAATTTGACGCGAACGCGCCGCGTGGCTCGATCGTGACGGTACGATTGCCCCGAGCCGAACCACCGTCGTAG
- a CDS encoding universal stress protein codes for MGKDLERDLGLFAVIAISMGAMIGSGIFILPGIAMAEAGPAVILAFVIAAILVVPAALSIAELGTAMPEAGGDYVFIERGLGPSFGTIAGLGTWLMLMLKGSLALYGGMFYINFIYTLPTWDLAIPGLGATLAIPGVRALGITFAIIFIAINLIGVKQTGGIQLVMVIVMLVILSVFVAATIIQVDGANYDPFFSEGPDGVLTATALVLVSYAGVTKVAAVAEEIENPGRNLPLGLLVSLVVTAFLYALLVFVLVGVMEAEDLAASEEPMALATELLFGESILFGIPVGTLAVVGIILAAVLALVSTANAGILTASRYPLALSRDDLFLKKFEYIHPRFNTPTVAILTTGAIIIFIVATLEVDEIAKMAGAFQILVYILVCGALIAFRERDLEWYDPDFYTPGYPWVQLFGIVSGVFIITQMETQEIVGSIAIVIFGFVWFKWYAEDKIEREGVAKGLARRRAGKQFVEDTEAQLERSDEYEVLIPIRQDLTREQEDALLMTAAPIVQRRGGHIRIIRFDEVPDQVPLDTAAEELTEADVEFEKRTDELVRYLEVPVEVGEIVSHDTRHAVVNFAERSGADLVLARQKATSRLDTLFGRDGDWILEHAPCDVVFVQNEQRTTVDEIAIVTDQSPFNDPLKVELADAMAETLGARVRFLYAMSTDAPDELVETIEEYHAELDEICTVPVESSIVRTNDDVEGLSAELESADLVMLSTVTHHRLPDLVVEQRSDRIAAAIEQPVLLVHSKQTRRGSFLRPILERVLFD; via the coding sequence ATGGGAAAGGATCTCGAGCGCGATCTGGGGCTGTTCGCCGTAATCGCGATCAGTATGGGAGCGATGATCGGCAGTGGTATCTTTATTCTCCCCGGGATCGCCATGGCAGAAGCAGGGCCAGCCGTAATCCTCGCGTTCGTGATTGCGGCAATCCTGGTCGTTCCGGCGGCGCTTTCCATCGCCGAACTCGGCACGGCGATGCCCGAGGCGGGCGGTGATTACGTCTTCATCGAACGCGGCCTCGGGCCGTCGTTCGGAACGATCGCCGGACTTGGGACCTGGTTGATGCTGATGCTCAAGGGATCGCTCGCACTTTACGGCGGTATGTTCTACATCAACTTCATCTACACCCTTCCGACGTGGGACCTGGCGATCCCTGGCCTCGGTGCGACGCTGGCGATCCCCGGCGTCCGCGCACTCGGGATCACGTTTGCAATCATCTTCATCGCGATCAATCTCATCGGCGTCAAACAGACCGGCGGTATCCAGCTGGTGATGGTGATCGTCATGCTCGTGATCCTCTCGGTGTTCGTCGCGGCGACGATTATCCAGGTCGACGGCGCGAACTACGATCCGTTCTTCAGCGAGGGACCCGACGGCGTGCTCACTGCGACGGCGCTCGTCCTCGTCTCCTATGCGGGGGTCACAAAAGTCGCTGCGGTCGCCGAAGAGATCGAGAATCCGGGCCGGAACCTCCCGCTCGGGTTGCTCGTCTCACTCGTCGTTACGGCGTTTCTCTACGCGCTGCTCGTGTTCGTGCTCGTCGGCGTGATGGAAGCCGAAGACCTGGCTGCCTCCGAAGAACCCATGGCACTGGCGACCGAGCTCCTGTTCGGTGAGTCGATCCTCTTCGGCATCCCCGTCGGGACACTTGCAGTCGTCGGCATTATCCTCGCAGCCGTACTCGCGCTCGTCAGCACCGCCAACGCTGGCATCCTGACTGCCTCCCGATACCCGCTCGCACTCAGCCGGGACGACCTCTTCCTGAAGAAGTTCGAATACATCCACCCGCGATTCAACACGCCCACGGTCGCTATTCTTACGACCGGTGCGATCATCATCTTCATCGTCGCCACCCTCGAGGTCGACGAGATCGCGAAGATGGCCGGCGCGTTCCAGATCCTCGTCTACATCCTGGTCTGTGGCGCGCTGATCGCGTTCCGCGAACGCGACCTCGAGTGGTACGATCCGGACTTCTACACGCCCGGCTACCCCTGGGTACAACTGTTCGGGATCGTCTCGGGAGTGTTCATCATCACGCAGATGGAAACCCAGGAGATCGTCGGCTCGATCGCGATCGTGATCTTCGGCTTCGTCTGGTTCAAGTGGTACGCCGAGGACAAGATCGAACGCGAGGGCGTTGCCAAAGGGCTCGCACGGCGTCGGGCGGGCAAACAGTTCGTCGAGGACACCGAGGCCCAGCTCGAGCGCAGCGACGAGTACGAGGTGCTTATCCCGATTCGCCAGGACCTCACCCGTGAGCAAGAAGACGCCCTGCTCATGACGGCAGCGCCGATCGTCCAGCGACGGGGCGGACACATCCGCATCATCCGCTTCGACGAGGTGCCCGATCAGGTCCCACTGGACACTGCCGCTGAAGAGCTCACCGAGGCGGACGTCGAGTTCGAAAAGCGGACCGACGAACTGGTTCGCTACCTCGAGGTCCCCGTCGAAGTGGGCGAGATCGTCAGCCACGACACCCGCCACGCGGTCGTCAACTTCGCCGAGCGGTCGGGGGCAGACCTCGTTCTCGCTCGCCAGAAGGCGACGAGCCGCCTCGATACGCTGTTCGGTCGGGACGGCGACTGGATTCTAGAGCATGCCCCGTGTGACGTCGTTTTCGTCCAGAACGAACAGCGAACGACGGTCGACGAGATCGCGATCGTCACGGACCAGAGCCCGTTCAACGATCCGCTGAAGGTCGAACTCGCCGACGCGATGGCCGAGACGCTCGGGGCCCGTGTCAGGTTCCTCTATGCGATGTCGACGGACGCCCCCGACGAACTCGTCGAGACGATCGAGGAGTACCACGCCGAACTCGACGAGATCTGTACCGTCCCCGTCGAGTCCTCGATCGTCCGCACGAACGACGACGTCGAAGGGCTCTCTGCCGAACTCGAGTCGGCCGACCTCGTCATGTTGAGTACGGTGACCCACCACCGACTCCCCGACCTGGTCGTCGAACAACGCTCGGACCGTATCGCCGCGGCGATCGAACAGCCGGTGTTGCTGGTCCACTCGAAGCAGACACGACGGGGCTCGTTCCTCCGGCCGATTCTCGAGCGGGTTCTGTTCGACTGA